From one Bos indicus x Bos taurus breed Angus x Brahman F1 hybrid chromosome 7, Bos_hybrid_MaternalHap_v2.0, whole genome shotgun sequence genomic stretch:
- the ATP5F1D gene encoding ATP synthase subunit delta, mitochondrial yields the protein MLPSALLRRPGLGRLVRQVRLYAEAAAAQAPAAGPGQMSFTFASPTQVFFNSANVRQVDVPTQTGAFGILAAHVPTLQVLRPGLVVVHAEDGTTSKYFVSSGSVTVNADSSVQLLAEEAVTLDMLDLGAAKANLEKAQSELLGAADEATRAEIQIRIEANEALVKALE from the exons ATGCTCCCCTCCGCGTTGCTCCGCCGTCCGGGTTTGGGCCGCCTCGTTCGCCAGGTCCGCCTCTACGCCGAGGCTGCCGCTGCTCAGGCCCCTGCCGCGGGTCCGGGACAGATGTCCTTCACCTTCGCCTCACCCACGCAG GTGTTCTTCAACAGCGCCAACGTCCGCCAGGTGGACGTGCCCACGCAGACCGGCGCCTTTGGCATCCTTGCAGCCCATGTGCCCACTTTGCAGGTCCTGCGGCCAGGCCTAGTTGTGGTCCACGCTGAGGATGGCACCACCTCCAAATACTTCG TGAGTAGCGGCTCTGTCACAGTGAATGCTGACTCCTCCGTGCAGTTACTGGCTGAGGAAGCTGTCACCTTGGACATGCTGGATCTGGGG gcAGCCAAAGCGAACCTGGAGAAGGCACAGTCGGAGCTGTTGGGGGCAGCAGACGAGGCCACTCGGGCTGAGATCCAAATCCGCATCGAGGCCAACGAGGCCTTGGTGAAGGCTCTGGAGTAG